Proteins co-encoded in one Hemibagrus wyckioides isolate EC202008001 linkage group LG26, SWU_Hwy_1.0, whole genome shotgun sequence genomic window:
- the LOC131346713 gene encoding phospholipase A2-like produces the protein MAVMYTTTLLILTGAVVCSTYTHTTLELSGVVKCSTGRSALAYIMYGCYCGVGGEGWPRDPADWCCHKHDCCYAKAEDQGCYTKTHTYPWSCDSQPLECGSLTDRCEKMLCVCDREAAKCLKKAPYNLKYVAWPDFLCGPELPTCAYY, from the exons gagcagtTGTGTgttccacctacacacacactacactggaGTTGTCTGGTGTGGTCAAGTGCAGCACGGGACGCTCTGCACTCGCTTACATCATGTACGGGTGTTACTGCGGAGTAGGAGGGGAGGGGTGGCCCCGAGACCCTGCTGACTG GTGCTGTCACAAACATGACTGCTGCTACGCCAAGGCTGAGGATCAGGGCTGTTAcaccaagacacacacatacccatggAGCTGTGACAGCCAGCCACTGGAGtgtg gctctcTTACAGACCGCTGTGAGaagatgttgtgtgtttgtgatcgaGAAGCAGCGAAGTGCCTGAAAAAAGCACCGTATAACCTGAAATACGTCGCATGGCCCGACTTCCTGTGTGGACCAGAGCTACCCACATGTGCTTACTACtga
- the LOC131346846 gene encoding bifunctional apoptosis regulator-like isoform X2, whose protein sequence is MSDPEVSPQPDSGVSGVSECVLSCHCCYDVLVNPTTLTCGHSFCRHCLALWWESSRRTECPECREPWLGFPKVNILLRYAVEKLHEADVRRRREEIQSNVRISRSLLAFQRFGDEQSNQRPVSGRAGNFCSGVFLTLSCVMVMFLMYRWSGGGIRNDSLVSKPISRWTVDDVTLWMEQLGAWTTQYRETFLQEQVNGRLLNLLGDDELLAAPFLMENPSHRRALLQELQRVQTLGVKPPHNLWEYKVANEGKCLFLVYGLKDSPRLTLLLLYLFDYDASFLPLVHTCCPTHTEQSELTEWVWPSWWQWAWFVVKWLVLPYQLLAEFAFDWLSVHYWTSRIVIVNAVLLSLQEGHAVWSGWTRAELRVFPHRVFAYLWRMGIHCVIFLVLWPLLPQCVWNSLFYWGFYCSPAFNTHTMIQQLLRRTHTHQP, encoded by the exons ATGTCTGATCCTGAGGTTAGCCCACAGCCTGACTCGGGTGTGAGtggtgtgtcggagtgtgtgttgtcatgtcactgttgttatgatgtgttgGTGAACCCCACCACACTGACCTGTGGTCACAGCTTCTGTCGTCACTGCCTGGCCCTGTGGTGGGAGTCGTCACGCCGGACAGAGTGTCCAGAGTGCAGGGAGCCGTGGCTCGGCTTTCCCAAAGTCAACATCCTGCTCAG gtatgctGTAGAGAAGCTTCATGaggctgacgtgaggagaagGCGTGAGGAGATCCAGAGTAACGTCAggatctctcgctctctgttgGCGTTCCAGCGTTTTGGAGATGAACAATCCAATCAGAGACCTGTGTCCGGAAGAGCAGGAAACTTCTGCTCCGGAGTGTTCCTCACACTCAgctgtgtcatg gttatgTTCCTTATGTACCGCTGGTCCGGTGGGGGAATTCGCAATGACAGCTTGGTCAGTAAGCCAATCAGCAGGTGGACAGTTGATGATGTCACTCTGTGGATGGAGCAGCTCGGGGCCTGGACCACTCAGTACAGAGAAACATTTTTACAGGAGCAGGTGAACGGAAG gctgtTGAACCTGCTAGGTGATGATGAATTGCTTGCTGCTCCGTTCCTCATGGAGAACCCCTCACACAGACGTGCCCTCCTGCAGGAGCTCCAGAGGGTCCAGACCCTCGGAGTCAAACCCCCACATAACCTCTGGGAGTACaag GTGGCCAATGAAGGGAAGTGTCTGTTCCTGGTCTATGGTCTGAAGGACTCTCCCCgcctcaccctcctcctcctctacctGTTTGACTATGACGCCTCCTTCCTCCCACTTGTACACACCTGCTGtccaacacacactgagcagagcgAGCTGACG gagtgggtgtggcctagCTGGTGGCAGTGGGCGTGGTTTGTCGTGAAGTGGTTGGTCTTGCCGTATCAGCTGCTGGCGGAGTTTGCGTTCGATTGGCTGAGTGTGCACTACTGGACATCTCGAATAGTCATAGTGAACGCTGTCCTGCTGTCCCTACAGGAGGGACACGCTGTGTGGAGCGGCTGGACACGAGCAGAGCTCAG ggtgTTCCCTCATCGTGTGTTTGCTTATCTCTGGAGGATGGGAATTCACTGTGTTATCTTTCTGGTCCTCTGGCCTCTgcttcctcagtgtgtgtggaaCAGTCTGTTCTACTGGGGCTTCTACTGCAGTCCtgcctttaacacacacaccatgatacagCAGCTCctcaggcgcacacacacacaccaaccatga
- the LOC131346846 gene encoding bifunctional apoptosis regulator-like isoform X1, which yields MCVLCADVECEVLMSDPEVSPQPDSGVSGVSECVLSCHCCYDVLVNPTTLTCGHSFCRHCLALWWESSRRTECPECREPWLGFPKVNILLRYAVEKLHEADVRRRREEIQSNVRISRSLLAFQRFGDEQSNQRPVSGRAGNFCSGVFLTLSCVMVMFLMYRWSGGGIRNDSLVSKPISRWTVDDVTLWMEQLGAWTTQYRETFLQEQVNGRLLNLLGDDELLAAPFLMENPSHRRALLQELQRVQTLGVKPPHNLWEYKVANEGKCLFLVYGLKDSPRLTLLLLYLFDYDASFLPLVHTCCPTHTEQSELTEWVWPSWWQWAWFVVKWLVLPYQLLAEFAFDWLSVHYWTSRIVIVNAVLLSLQEGHAVWSGWTRAELRVFPHRVFAYLWRMGIHCVIFLVLWPLLPQCVWNSLFYWGFYCSPAFNTHTMIQQLLRRTHTHQP from the exons atgtgtgttttgtgtgcagATGTTGAGTGTGAAGTCCTGATGTCTGATCCTGAGGTTAGCCCACAGCCTGACTCGGGTGTGAGtggtgtgtcggagtgtgtgttgtcatgtcactgttgttatgatgtgttgGTGAACCCCACCACACTGACCTGTGGTCACAGCTTCTGTCGTCACTGCCTGGCCCTGTGGTGGGAGTCGTCACGCCGGACAGAGTGTCCAGAGTGCAGGGAGCCGTGGCTCGGCTTTCCCAAAGTCAACATCCTGCTCAG gtatgctGTAGAGAAGCTTCATGaggctgacgtgaggagaagGCGTGAGGAGATCCAGAGTAACGTCAggatctctcgctctctgttgGCGTTCCAGCGTTTTGGAGATGAACAATCCAATCAGAGACCTGTGTCCGGAAGAGCAGGAAACTTCTGCTCCGGAGTGTTCCTCACACTCAgctgtgtcatg gttatgTTCCTTATGTACCGCTGGTCCGGTGGGGGAATTCGCAATGACAGCTTGGTCAGTAAGCCAATCAGCAGGTGGACAGTTGATGATGTCACTCTGTGGATGGAGCAGCTCGGGGCCTGGACCACTCAGTACAGAGAAACATTTTTACAGGAGCAGGTGAACGGAAG gctgtTGAACCTGCTAGGTGATGATGAATTGCTTGCTGCTCCGTTCCTCATGGAGAACCCCTCACACAGACGTGCCCTCCTGCAGGAGCTCCAGAGGGTCCAGACCCTCGGAGTCAAACCCCCACATAACCTCTGGGAGTACaag GTGGCCAATGAAGGGAAGTGTCTGTTCCTGGTCTATGGTCTGAAGGACTCTCCCCgcctcaccctcctcctcctctacctGTTTGACTATGACGCCTCCTTCCTCCCACTTGTACACACCTGCTGtccaacacacactgagcagagcgAGCTGACG gagtgggtgtggcctagCTGGTGGCAGTGGGCGTGGTTTGTCGTGAAGTGGTTGGTCTTGCCGTATCAGCTGCTGGCGGAGTTTGCGTTCGATTGGCTGAGTGTGCACTACTGGACATCTCGAATAGTCATAGTGAACGCTGTCCTGCTGTCCCTACAGGAGGGACACGCTGTGTGGAGCGGCTGGACACGAGCAGAGCTCAG ggtgTTCCCTCATCGTGTGTTTGCTTATCTCTGGAGGATGGGAATTCACTGTGTTATCTTTCTGGTCCTCTGGCCTCTgcttcctcagtgtgtgtggaaCAGTCTGTTCTACTGGGGCTTCTACTGCAGTCCtgcctttaacacacacaccatgatacagCAGCTCctcaggcgcacacacacacaccaaccatga